The Armatimonadota bacterium DNA window GTCAGGGGCGAATGGCGTTGGCGACTGAAGGCCGACAACGGCGAGATCATCGCGTCCGGCGAGTCGTACAAGAACAAGCAGGACTGCCTTCACGTCATCGACCT harbors:
- a CDS encoding DUF1508 domain-containing protein, yielding MVFNCYKDVRGEWRWRLKADNGEIIASGESYKNKQDCLHVIDL